A DNA window from Setaria viridis chromosome 2, Setaria_viridis_v4.0, whole genome shotgun sequence contains the following coding sequences:
- the LOC117843661 gene encoding probable serine/threonine-protein kinase PBL8, with the protein MGNCGTREENAVVAAHAQVQQLHLLQHPAKNAIADRKHTRTSSDLSDPSTPRKIEDAKNISIYNDVIAFTLFELETITKSFRADYVLGEGGFGTVYKGYIDENVRVGLKSLPVAVKVLNKDGHQGHREWLTEVNFLGQLRHPNLVKLIGYCCEDDHRLLVYEFMFRGSLENHLFRKTAMPLPWGTRMSIALGAAKGLACLHNAQRPVIYRDFKTSNILLDSDYTAKLSDFGLAKAGPEGDETHVSTRVMGTYGYAAPEYVMTGHLTARSDVYSFGVVLLELLTGRKSIDKSRPSREQSLVDWALPKLNDKRRLLQIIDPKLEGQYSVRAAHKACSLAFYCLSHNPKARPLMSDVVETLEPLQGSGGSDGSGQSSGLPDYRARRRLTGNSVHFRAIPNPKCSPVVPACRVR; encoded by the exons ATGGGCAACTGCGGCACGCGAGAGGAGAATGCCGTCGTCGCTGCGCATGCTCAAG TTCAGCAGCTCCACTTGTTACAACATCCTGCCAAGAACGCCATTGCCGATAGGAAGCACACCCGCACCTCATCAGATTTAAGTGATCCTTCAACACCTAGGAAAATTGAAGATGCCAAGAACATTTCCATATACAATGATGTGATTGCCTTTACATTGTTTGAGCTCGAGACAATCACAAAGAGCTTCCGTGCTGATTATGTTCTTGGTGAAGGAGGATTTGGGACTGTTTACAAGGGTTACATAGATGAGAATGTCAGGGTTGGGCTGAAGTCACTGCCTGTTGCAGTCAAGGTGCTCAACAAAGATGGGCATCAAGGGCACAGAGAATGGCTT ACTGAGGTTAACTTCCTGGGACAATTAAGGCATCCAAATTTGGTGAAGTTGATTGGATATTGCTGTGAAGATGACCACCGGCTTCTTGTCTACGAGTTCATGTTTCGAGGAAGTCTAGAAAATCACTTATTCCGAA AGACAGCTATGCCATTACCCTGGGGTACTAGGATGTCAATCGCATTGGGAGCTGCTAAAGGGCTTGCCTGCCTCCACAACGCTCAAAGGCCTGTCATCTACAGAGATTTTAAGACCTCAAATATTCTGCTGGACTCT GATTATACAGCTAAACTGTCTGATTTTGGCCTGGCAAAAGCTGGCCCTGAAGGTGATGAGACTCATGTATCAACACGGGTGATGGGAACCTATGGTTATGCTGCCCCTGAATATGTCATGACTG GTCACTTGACTGCTAGAAGTGATGTCTACAGCTTTGGTGTTGTCCTCCTGGAGCTCTTGACAGGGCGAAAGTCAATTGACAAGTCACGGCCCAGCAGGGAGCAGAGTCTGGTTGACTGGGCCCTCCCCAAGCTCAATGACAAGAGGAGGCTTCTCCAAATAATTGACCCGAAACTGGAGGGGCAGTATTCGGTCAGAGCTGCTCACAAAGCCTGCAGCCTTGCATTCTACTGCTTGAGCCACAACCCCAAGGCAAGGCCACTTATGAGTGATGTCGTCGAAACCCTAGAGCCATTGCAGGGCAGCGGTGGAAGCGATGGATCCGGTCAATCTTCCGGCCTACCTGACTATAGAGCTCGTCGCAGGCTAACCGGGAACAGCGTCCACTTTAGGGCCATCCCAAACCCCAAGTGCTCCCCTGTTGTCCCAGCATGCAGAGTGAGGTAA